The Candidatus Binatia bacterium nucleotide sequence CCGCGCGCGAGGAAGATCGGCTCGAGCGACGCGGCGATGGCCGCATCTCCTCCATGTCCGCCGCCGTTCGAGTACATCGGCACGTGGAAGAAGACGAATTTCCAGGGCTTCGTGCTCGCGGCGAGGTCCGCGTTCAGCCAGGAGACCGCCGCCGCCGGAGGCGCGACGTTCTCGTTCACGACCTCGATCGCGGCGAAATGCGCGTTGGAGTAGTCGAAGGAGTAGCTGCGCTCCGGCCCCGAGGCGAAATTCTGAGGCAGATAGAACGCGCTCACGAAGGAGGCGCCGCCGTCGTAGTAGGTGTCGTGATTGCCGAGGACGGGATAGAAGGGGATCCGCTTCAGCGTGGGCCGGTAGATGTTGAAGTAGTAGGGGGTGAAATTGAACGGCTCCCCCTGCTCGTAGATGATGTCGCCTGTCAGGATCGCGAGATCGGCGTTCAGCGTGTCGGCGCGCGCCGCGATCAGCCGCTGGTCGGCGGTCGCGGTGCCCAGATCCCCGAACGCGAGGAAGCGGAAGGGCTCGGTCGCGACGGGCGCCGTCCGGAAGGCGCCCGCATCGAGCGTGTCCGTGTTCGAGACCACCTTGTAGCGGTAGCGCGTCGCGGGCGTCAGGCCGCTGAGCGGGACGGCGTGATCGGCGACCGTTCCAGGCTGCGTGGCCTGGAGTGCCGTGCTCCAGTTGGTCACGGGGTCGGGGCCGTACAGGACCCTGCTGGAGGACGCGACATCGGTCTGCCAGGCCACCAGCATCGAGGTCGAGGTCTGGAGCGAGAGCCAGGGCTGGCGCGTGAAGACCAACGCCTGCGCCGGCTTCGGCGCCGCGCCCAGAGACGCCAGGAGCATCATCGAGATCCGGAGGCCGCGCCGCGTCGTCATGGACGAAGGATAAACAAAAACCCCGGCCGCGGGCGACCGGGGTCGAGAATTGGTGGAGGCGGAGGGAATTGAACCCTCGTCCGAAAGCGGCTCCTGTAGGACCAGCTACGCGCGTAGTCCGCTGTTTCAGCCTTTGCGGTCCCGGACACAAGCGGACAAGGTCACGGTACCGCTATCCCGATGAAGTCTCGCCCTCTCGACTCAGGCGGATCTCGAGGGCCAGCCCACCTTCATGACGCTCGTTCCGGCCTCGGCAGGCGCAGACCGGGCGAACGCAAGCGGCTTAGTTAGGCCGCGAGAGCCAATTCAGAATTGGCTTCTGTGTTTTGCCGGTTGTTTTACGAGGCCTCCGGCACCTCGGCGCGCGTTCCTAGATTCACCACTCCGTCGAATCCATTCGCCCCCATGAGTAAGTCGTGGCTGGGTAACGGTCCGAGTGTACCACCCTGCACGGAAGTATCGGCCGGACCGCTCCATCCATTTAGACGCGCCCCGCCGGCGGCCGCTTCGTGGCCGGCGCCACGAACTCTTGTTCCATCGTCGTTCCCCTCGTACAAAGCGCTCACCCAACTCCGGGTCGCTATCAGCGATCTGATTATTGTGCAATCA carries:
- a CDS encoding metallophosphoesterase, whose protein sequence is MTTRRGLRISMMLLASLGAAPKPAQALVFTRQPWLSLQTSTSMLVAWQTDVASSSRVLYGPDPVTNWSTALQATQPGTVADHAVPLSGLTPATRYRYKVVSNTDTLDAGAFRTAPVATEPFRFLAFGDLGTATADQRLIAARADTLNADLAILTGDIIYEQGEPFNFTPYYFNIYRPTLKRIPFYPVLGNHDTYYDGGASFVSAFYLPQNFASGPERSYSFDYSNAHFAAIEVVNENVAPPAAAVSWLNADLAASTKPWKFVFFHVPMYSNGGGHGGDAAIAASLEPIFLARGVDMVFQGHNHFYTRTYPIVSGSAVDQVQEPAYFNPHGPVYVVAGGGGRALYALTAPAPYEALSRSIFHLVAVDVAADSLTLRAIQEDGTVFDMMTLRKGTPTYAENPPADPSGTAPRFLVQRARPNPSGGAADLRFTLGGPSAASLRILDAAGRRVRVVELGELGVGEHAWHWDGRDDRGRPVASGSYFVEVRAGARRARTPLTIVR